Proteins encoded together in one Bacteroidota bacterium window:
- a CDS encoding phenylalanine 4-monooxygenase, with protein MDNIAPENKPAYESNELIDRLPPHLKQFIKPQEYDAYTPINQAVWRYVMRKNVQYLSKSAHGSYVSGLKKTGIFVEEIPSMYGM; from the coding sequence ATGGACAACATTGCACCTGAGAATAAGCCGGCCTACGAGAGCAATGAGCTGATAGACCGGTTGCCGCCGCACCTGAAGCAGTTTATAAAACCGCAGGAATACGATGCCTATACGCCGATCAACCAAGCGGTATGGCGGTATGTGATGCGCAAAAATGTGCAGTACCTCTCCAAGAGTGCCCACGGCTCATATGTCAGCGGCCTCAAAAAAACGGGTATTTTTGTCGAGGAAATCCCAAGCATGTACGGCATGA